The following DNA comes from Cedecea neteri.
CCTGGCCCGTACCATGCGTCTGCTGCAGGAAGAGAACGTCTGGATCGTCGGCACCGCCGGTGAAGCAGACCATACTCTGTTTCAGAGCAAATTCACTGGCCCGATGGCGCTGGTGATGGGTGCAGAAGGTGAAGGCATGCGTCGTCTGACTCGCGAGCACTGCGACGAGCTGGTCAGCATTCCAATGGCCGGGACCGTTTCTTCTCTGAACGTGTCCGTTGCCACCGGCGTTTGCCTGTTTGAAATCGTGCGCCAGCGCGGCTAAGCCGCATTATTTGAATGGGGTGGAAACACCCCGTTTGTGATCCCCCTCCGCGCAGAACCCGCATCTCCGTCCATACTTACCGGCATTGCCAAAGATGGAGGGAACAGCATGCGCTGGCAAACTCATACCGTTTTTAATCAACCCAAACCTCTCAGCAACAGCAATCTTTTTCTTTCAGACATCCCGCTGCGAGAAGCCGTCGCCCGGGAAGGGGCGGGCTGGGATATTGAACTTCTGGCCAGCATTGGCCAACAGCTGGGATCTGCCGAATCTTTGGAGCTGGGCCGACTGGCAAATATCAATCCGCCGGAGCTGCTGCGGTTTGACGCCAGCGGAGAGCGCCTGGATGACGTTCGCTTTCACCCGGCCTGGCATTTGCTGATGCAAGGCCTGTTTGCTAATCGGGTTCACAACCTGGCCTGGCAAGAAGATGCGCGACAGGGCGCTTTTGTTGCCCGTGCGGCGCGGTTTATCCAGCATGCTCAGGTGGAAGCGGGCACGCTTTGCCCGATTACGATGACGTTTGGGGCAACGCCGCTGCTGCTACAGCACTTACCCAAGGCATTTGAAGCGTGGCGTAAGTCCTTGCTGAGCGATCGCTATGACGCACATTTACTGCCGGGTGAACAAAAACGTGGTTTGCTGATCGGTATGGGAATGACCGAGAAGCAGGGTGGCTCTGACGTGCTGAGTAACACGACTCGCGCGGAACCGCTGGCTGGTCGAGGGGCCGGTGAGGCTTACCGGTTGGTGGGGCACAAATGGTTTTTCTCCGTGCCGCAAAGTGATGCGCATCTGGTGCTTGCTCAGGCTAAGGGCGGGCTGTCGTGCTTCTTCTTACCTCGTATTCTGCCGGACGGCCAGCGCAACGCCGTTCGCCTTGAGCGGCTCAAGGACAAGCTGGGCAACCGTTCAAACGCCAGCAGTGAAGTCGAGTTCTGTGATGCCACCGCCTGGCTCATTGGTGAGGAAGGTGAGGGCGTGCGCCATATTCTGAAGATGGGCGGGTTTACCCGTTTCGACTGTGCGCTGGGCAGCCACGGCTTGATGCGGCGCGCGCTGTCGGTGGCCTTGTACCACTCGCTGCAGCGGCAGGCTTTTGGCAAGACGTTGATTGAGCAGCCGATGATGCGCCAGCTGCTGGGGAAAATGGCGTTACGGCTTGAGGGGCAGACAGCCTTCCTCTTCCGCCTGGCGCGAGCGTGGGAGTCCCCGGGCGATGCTCTACAGCTGGCCTACAGCCGTTTGTTTACCCCGGCCGCGAAATTCAGCATCTGCAAAGCAGGGATCCCATTTGTGGCCGAAGCGATGGAGGTTCTGGGCGGGGTAGGCTACTGCGAAGAGAGCGAGCTGCCTCGGTTATATCGTGAAATGCCTGTAAACAGCATCTGGGAAGGCTCGGGCAATATTATGAGCCTTGATGTTCTGCGTGTGCTCGCCAAACAGCCTGCGGCGATGGAAATGCTGTGCGGCGAGTTTGATGAGGTTAAAGGGCAAAACCGGCATTTCGATCGCAACTGGCGGCAGCTACAGCAGCGTCTGCACAAGCCTCAGGAGGAGAGAGGCAGAGAAATTACGCAGCAGCTGGCTACTCTCGCCTGTGGGGCACAATTGCTTAAATCACTTTCACCCCCGGCAGCAGAAGCCTGGTGCCGCATGATGCTGGATGAACGGGGAGAATCGCTTTTGCCCGAGCAGGTCATCAATGATGTGCTGCTGCGGGCAACGGGAGGCGTGGCGTAATAAAGTGATGGGACTTTATGCGTAAAGAATGGCCTGCGCGCGCCAGCTATCGGCCAGAGAGTTTTCCTGCATCTGAATAATGCGGTACCAGGAAGCACCTTGCTCGTCAGCTTTCAGCGCGATCATACGTTCGACGTCCTGTGGGCTGCCAGCAATGTCATTGACCGAAATTAATCCGATTTCATTAAGGCCCGTTACGCAGTCCGCGCTGGCAAACTCGGCGGACTGCGCCAGAGTCGGAATGAGGCCAACAGATAACAGCAGTGTCGTTAAGGCAAGAGATCGTTTCATTGTCAGTTCCTTATCATTTTACCCCGAAGTGACAGGGCAATCCTTCGCTTACTCAAAGCTGACCCCGCTTCCTGAGGGCGAGGTCCATTGTGCATAAGAAACGATCAAGCGGCGAAAAGCTGTGTAAATATCAATAAATAACGGCTATCGGCCCGGACTATTTTCGATACAAAATAGCCTGCGAATACCACTGGCCTGGGATAACCGTCTCATCATTCATAATGATGAGATAATAATCGGCTTTTGCTGCTGCGGCTTTCTTCTTAATAATGGCTTCTGAGTCCATCGGAGAGCCACGTACCACGGCGGTCACGGTGCCTATTTTTGTTAATGCCGCAGTCTGAGAACGCTGCACTTCCTGCGGATAATTCGTCGGCGACGGTGCTGGCTGCGGTGTACCCTGAAGCACGCTGCAGGCGCTGAGTAAGGCCGCCAGAATCAGTACGGATAGCCGTGGCATGATGGTTTCTCGTTTCTTGACGATCATAGTGTAGTTCCGGGTTTGGCCGTGCAAAGGGGGAATGTTCCCGATTTGTTATCTCTGGCGCGCTTTTGGCTGACTTTCGAATGAAAATCGCTAGCTAGATCTCACCGTTACAATAATCCCTAATCTGCGTTACTTTCCCTGATATTTCACCGGAGGAGAAGAGAAGATGATCGAAATTTATAATGAGCGATTCGCCGATGTTGAAGTGTTGCATGCGGTACCTGCCGGAATGAAGCAGTCCCCGCTGCCGACGGTGATTTTCTATCACGGGTTTACCTCTTCAAAGCTGGTATATAGCTATTTCGCTGTGGCGTTGGCGCAGCAGGGATTTCGTGTTGTCATGCCTGATGCGCTCGATCATGGCGCTCGATACTGCGGCGACGCTCATGCTCGCTTGCAGCAGTTCTGGCCGATTTTAAAAAACAGTATTGATGAATTCCCGGCTCTCTATCAGGCATTAATCAACTCCGGCGGTGTTGCCGAGGGCAGACTTGCCGTGGGAGGGGCTTCTATGGGGGGCATGACGGCGCTGGGTATCATGTCGCGGCATCCTGAAGTGCGCTGCGTCGCCAGCCTGATGGGATCGGGTTATTTTACGACGCTCGCGCAAACGCTATTTCCACCTCCGGCGGAGGTGCGTGAAAAGGTTATTGCCAGCCTGAAGTATTACGATGTTAGCGAGAAGCTTGAGGCGCTAAGCAACAGGCCGCTTCTGCTCTGGCATGGTGAAGAAGATGATGTTGTGCCCGCCGTCGAAACGTTCAGATTGCAACAGGCTTTGGAGGCTAACAAGCTGGATAAAAACCTGACTTGTGTATGGGAAGCGGGCGTCAAACATCGCATAACGCCCGAAGCGTTAGACGCCACAAGCCAATTTTTTGCCCGATACCTGTAAGCGAAAAAAGCCCCCGCAAGCGGGGGCAAGTCAAACATGGATTTTTAGGTCGTGGTGTCTTCTCTGGTGTTTACGCGTACTCTCAAACTACCGGTAGATGTCAGCGCTGACGTGCATATTGCCGTTGCTGCCCGGTTCTCTCATGATTATCGTGTGATAAAACTTCGCGTTGTGCTGGTCAGCATCCTGTTGAATGGCCGATTCCGCTTCAGAAACGGTGGCGAAGTTATGGTTGATGTAAATAACGCCCAGGCTCTGAACATCGTCCATATTTCTGGCCTGGCGGGCGTCGATTTTTATAGCTGCGGCCGCATTGGCGCTAAAGAGCAGCACAGCGGCGAGGGCAATAACGATATTTTTCATGATGCGCTCCACTACAACAAACCTGAAATCCGTGGTCGTCGCTCCTGTTAATGGCTGTGGCGGCCTGTTACCAATAAGTGTAATTCCTGATGGCTGAATAAAAAGTGACCATTTCTGATGGTCTCTTTCAAAATATTTTGACGATCTACTGCTTTGTTTTGAAATTCACAGGCTTAGCCATTCCCCCTGTCATAAAGAGAATTTATTTGCCTGCGGCCTTGAGTTTAGCGGCTTGGGTAAGTATGATTACGCGTCAATTTTTCAGCCGCAATTCAAACACGTTCCTTGCTTCCATGGGCCGCGGCTGACCCTGACAGGAGGCTGAATAATCCGTAAGGAGCAATTCGATGCGTCATTACGAAATCGTTTTTATGGTCCATCCTGACCAGAGCGAACAGGTTCCGGGCATGATCGAACGTTACACTGGTGCAATCACTGCAGCAGCAGGTACGATCCACCGTCTGGAAGACTGGGGCCGCCGTCAGCTGGCTTACCCGATCAACAAACTGCACAAAGCTCACTACGTTCTGCTGAACGTTGAAGCTCCGCAGGAAGCGATCGATGAGCTGGAAACTAACTTCCGCTTCAACGACGCCGTTATCCGCAGCATGGTTATGCGCGTTAAGCACGCGGTTACCGAAGCATCTCCAATGGTTAAAGCGAAAGACGAGCGCCGTGAGCGTCGCGATGATTTCGCTAACGAAACCGCTGATGATGCAGATGCTGGGGATTCTGAAGAGTAATTCTGATGATGGCCAACCGCCTGGCGTTGTCTGGCACTGTGTGCAAGACGCCCCTTCGCAAGGTCAGCCCCTCAGGAATTCCTCACTGCCAGTTCGTGCTTGAGCACCGTTCTGTGCAAGAGGAAGCCGGTCTTAACCGGCAGGCATGGTGCCGAATGCCTGTGATTGTTAGCGGGCACGCGAACCAGGCCATTACTCACAGTATAACGGTCGGTACGCAAATCACGGTTCATGGGTTCATTACTTGTCATCAGATGAAAAATGGCCTGAACAAAGTGGTCTTGCATGCCGAGCAGATTGAATTGATAGATTCTGGAGACTAGCCATATGGCACGTTATTTCCGTCGTCGCAAGTTCTGCCGTTTCACCGCGGAAGGCGTTCAAGAGATCGACTATAAAGATATCGCTACGCTGAAAAACTACATCACCGAAAGCGGTAAGATTGTCCCAAGCCGTATCACCGGTACCCGTGCAAAATACCAGCGTCAGCTGGCTCGCGCTATCAAACGCGCTCGCTACCTGTCTCTGCTGCCGTACACTGATCGTCATCAGTAATCGGTCACGGTCCATTAATACGACTTTGAGAGGATAAGGTAATGCAAGTTATTCTGCTTGATAAAGTAGCAAACCTGGGTAGCCTGGGTGATCAGGTTAACGTTAAAGCGGGCTACGCTCGTAACTTCCTGGTACCACAGGGTAAAGCTGTTCCTGCTACCAAGAAAAACGTTGAGTTCTTCGAAGCACGCCGTGCAGAACTGGAAGCTAAACTGGCTGACGTTCTGGCTGCTGCTGCAGCTCGCGCTGAGAAAATCAACGCACTGGAAACCGTAACCATCGCGTCCAAAGCTGGCGACGAAGGTAAACTGTTCGGTTCCATCGGTACTCGCGACATCGCTGACGCTGTAACTGCAGCTGGCGTTGCTGTTGCTAAGAGCGAAGTTCGCCTGCCGAACGGCGTTCTGCGCACCACCGGTGAGCACGAAGTGGACTTCCAGGTTCACAGCGAAGTATTCGCTAAACTGACTGTAAACGTTGTAGCTGAATAAGTTTTTATTCACTGCTCGTAAAAACGCCAGCCTCGTGCTGGCGTTTTGCTTTTCTGAAGCTGGGTCCGTTTACTGCGCGCGAATAAAGCTGCCATTCGGCTGGCGGGTAAACAGCACCTGCTGATCGTTACCGATATCGATGGTTAAGCCCGTTACCACGCCGTTGGCGTTTTGTCTTATCTGCACCATTTGCCCGGTTTGCAGGTTGCTCAGCGGCTTGCTGTCACCTTCTACCTGCGCCATCGCGTAAACGTCCGCTGGTGGCAAATTATGATCGCGGAACAGCTGGGCCATCGTCTGGCCGGCGGCTACACGATAGGAGCGCCACTGCTGCTCGATATCATTGTTGTCGTGGGGAACGGGAGCCTGGGTTTGCTCCTCCACGCGTGGAGGCTCAACCGGTGTCGCGGGGACGTTGGAAGGCGTCAGTTCGGCCTGCATCGGTGACTGGGATTGTACGGAGAGCTGCGCATCGCGCGTGACCGGGCGGCTGTCGTTATCTGCCCCAGGCAGGAGAAAGCCGAGAATCACGCACGCAAAGCCAAGAATAATGCCTCGGCGGTGCAGGGGAGGTAACGGATCCAACAAGCGGATATGCTCAGGTGCATGCCAAATCCGCGTAAGCCATGGTTTAACAGCGAATTGCATGGGCAACCCTCCTCAAAAGAATACTTTCCAGTATAGACACGTCCTGCTTCAAGCTGCCGATGTTGGCTGCAACTCGAATTATTTAGAGTGTAAACGCTAACTGTTTGATGCCTGTAACAATCCCGGTTTCCGTGATGGTGAACCACAGTTTTGCGCCTGCTTAAGCTATTGTTCCCGTTTCGTTTGCATTTGTCACCTTTCCTCCATTGTCATTTACCCTGCGGATTGACGCTGTTATGCTTCGGGCTTGCTTTTAAACATCATGAAAGGAAAATCCATGACAACCCCTTCTTTTGACAGCGTCGAAGCACAAGCAAGTTACGGTATTGGTCTGCAGGTAGGCCAGCAGCTGAGCGAATCCGGTCTGCAAGGTTTACTGCCAGAAGCGCTGGTCGCTGGCCTCCGTGACGCGCTGGAAGGGAATGCCCCTGCCGTGCCTGTTGACGTTGTACACCGCGCACTGCGTGAAGTTCATGAACGTGCAGACGAAGTCCGTCGTGAGCGTCAGAAAGAGCTGGCGGTAGAAGGCCAGAAATACCTGGCTGAGAACGCAGAGAAAGAAGGCGTGAGCAGCACCGAATCCGGCCTGCAGTTCCGCGTTATCACTCAGGGCACTGGCCCGATTCCTGCCCGTAAAGATCACGTTCGCGTGCATTACACCGGTAAGCTGATCGACGGCACCGTTTTCGACAGCTCCGTACAGCGTGGCGAGCCGGCAGAGTTCCCGGTAAGCGGCGTTATCGCTGGCTGGATCGAAGCGCTGACCCTGATGCCGGTAGGCTCCAAATGGGAACTGACCATTCCGCACAACCTCGCTTACGGCGAGCGCGGTGCCGGTGCTTCTATCCCACCATTCAGCACCCTGGTGTTTGAAGTCGAGCTGCTGGAAATCCTGTAAAGCGCTCAGAACCCCGCCTGGTGCGGGGTTTTACATTGCCTAATAATAAACTAACGTGATTTTATCTTGCATTAACCTGTTTTACGGGTATTTTTGTGAGCTATATCGCGCTGTGAATGCGATTTCACACTCAAATTAAACAAAAAATTAACATTACCCTTGTGCTTATTATTTATCCCGCCGATTCTTACCTCGTATCACACAAAACAACATCACGTAAAAACAGTTCACGGGCCAGTAGAGCCTGAAAAAACAGACAGGTACAGGAAAATACAAACATGGTAGATCAGGTCAAAGTCGCGGACGACGCTCAGGCGCCGACCGAGCAGTCGCTGCGGCGTAATTTAACAAACCGCCATATTCAGCTTATTGCCATTGGGGGTGCCATCGGCACCGGCTTGTTTATGGGGTCAGGGAAAACCATCAGCCTTGCGGGGCCATCCATCATCTTCGTCTACATGATCATCGGCTTTATGCTGTTCTTCGTGATGCGTGCGATGGGCGAGCTGCTGTTATCGAATCTGGAATATAAGTCGTTCAGCGATTTTGCCGCGGATTTGCTGGGGCCGTGGGCCGGGTATTTTACCGGTTGGACATATTGGTTCTGCTGGGTAGTGACCGGCATGGCGGATGTCGTAGCGATAACCGCCTACGCCCAGTTCTGGTTCCCAGGACTTTCTGACTGGGTCGCCTCGCTGGCCGTTGTGCTGGTGCTGCTGAGCCTGAACCTGGCCACCGTGAAAATGTTCGGTGAGATGGAGTTCTGGTTCGCGATGATCAAAATTGTCGCTATTGTGGCGCTGATCGTCATCGGCCTGGTGATGGTCTTGACCAGCTTCCATTCTCCGTCCGGCGTTGAAGCCTCGTTCAACAACCTCTGGAACGACGGCGGCTGGTTCCCGAAAGGCATCAGCGGATTCTTTGCCGGGTTCCAGATAGCGGTCTTTGCCTTTGTGGGTATTGAACTGGTGGGCACCACGGCTGCGGAAACCAAAGATCCTGAAAAATCACTTCCGCGAGCGATTAACTCGATCCCGGTGCGCATCATTATGTTCTACGTCTTCTCGCTGATTATCATCATGTCGGTGACGCCGTGGAGCTCCGTGGTGCCGAACAAGAGTCCGTTCGTTGAGCTTTTCATGCTGGTCGGCCTGCCGGCTGCGGCAAGTATCATCAACTTTGTGGTGCTGACTTCTGCGGCTTCCTCCGCGAACAGCGGCGTGTTCTCCACCAGCCGTATGCTATTCGGCCTGGCGCAGGACGGCGTGGCGCCTAAAGCGTTCGCTAAGCTTTCCAAACGTGCGGTACCGGCGAAAGGGTTAACCTTCTCCTGTATCTGTCTGCTGGGCGGCGTGGTGATGCTTTACGTAAACCCGAACGTGATTGCCGCTTTTACTATGATCACCACGGTTTCCGCGATTCTGTTCATGTTCGTCTGGACCATCATTCTTTGCTCGTACCTGGTGTACCGCAAACAGCGTCCTCATCTGCACGAGAAGTCCATCTATAAGATGCCACTGGGCAAGCTGATGTGCTGGGTGTGTATGGCGTTCTTCGTCTTTGTGATTGTCCTGCTGACACTGGAAGATGATACCCGTCAGGCGCTGATCGTGACGCCGCTGTGGTTCATTGTGCTGGGAGCTGGCTGGCTGTTCATCGGTAAGAAACGTCTGGCAAATATCGGCAAGTAAGCGGGCAGTATAAATGTTAAAAAACCTCTCCTTTTCGGAGAGGTTTTTTGTAGGGCGAAGTGCTTATTTTTCTCCGCCCAATGCGCGAGGAAACAGAACGTTATTCTCCAGGCTGATGTGGTTCATCAGGTCTTCAATCAGTTCATTAATCCCGTTATACATCGCTTTCCACGTCGTGCAAGCTTCCGGCGGCGGCGTCACGTTATTGGTGGTGTGCTTGATCACTTCCAGCAGTTCGCCCGCATCATCATGCTCGCTCTCCATCACGCTGATCGGGCCTCCGGCCTGCGTACCCATGCCCTGCTTAATCATCGGGAACAGGATTTGTTCCTCTTTCATCATGTGGCTGCTGAGTTCCTGATGCAGCATGGTGAGATACTTCGCCAGCCCTTTTGGCACGTTGGGCTTATCGGCATGGACGCGCTCGACTTTGGTCGCCTGCAGAATCAGTTCCGGCAGTTGCTCGCGGTGGCGGTCGTGGAAGCGCACAATAATGTGGTCGATGATTTCTGCCAGCGGCGCAGCGCGCCAGTCTTTCTCTGCTGGCTCTGTGGCTAGTGCGGCCAACTGAGCTTCAATCTTTTCGAGATCCAGCTCCTTACGCGTTGCTGCCCGCAGCAGCGTCTGTTTTCCGCCGCAGCAAAAATCCAAATCCAGTTTACGGAACAGTGCAGAAGCGCGTGGAATAGTCAGCGCCAGTTCACCTAAAGGTTGATCGCGGTAGGCCATAGCTTGATTCCTCATCATAAAATATAAGATGTATTTTAAATGCATCTTTATGTGAGCACTATAACCCTTTCGGGGCAGCGATCATAGCGAGATGTGGATCACAAAAAATGTTTTCCACTTAACATACTGAATGATTACAAAAAATCCCCAAAAATGGTGGTTTGTGGGTAGACGAAGCATAAATAACCAGGAGGTGCTGCCGATAGTTAGACGTCGGACAATATCTGCATAAGAAAAGGCTATACATGTTTAAAAGAATGAAAGTTATCACCTTACTGGTTACCGTGTTGATTGTGCTGGGGCTCATGCAGCTGCTGTCAGCCACGGTTTTCATCAATGCCCTCAATAACGATAAGAACAACTTCACTGTCTCCCAACTTTCCAGCCAGAACGTGGCTGAATTTACCGATGCCTGGATCGGCCTCAACCAGGCTCGCGTCACGCTGAACCGCGGCATGCTGCGTATTCAGGGCAGCATGGCGAATCAGATCAACGGTGGGCAGCTCCAGGAATTAGTCGCCACGGCTAATTCACTGCTGGCGGAAGCGCAAAACCATTTCGAAAAGTACCAGGCGTTACCCGATACCCCTGGGCTGCGTCCACACCTGAGCGATGAGCTGGAAGCGCAATACCATAACTACGCTTCAACGCTTGCCAAAATGAACACCTTCCTGGCCCAGGGCAACCTGGAGCAAATGTTCAAGCAAAATGCGGAACAAAAGCAGGTAGCGATGCAGAAGGTCTACCGCGAATGGCGCGATGAGCAGGCCGAGCTTTCCAGCCAGGGCGTGCGCGATAATCAGGCTGACTACCAGCGGATTTTGTGGATCCTCAGCGTCGTCATGCTTGGCGTCATCGGCGTGATTGTAGTGAGCTGGGTCGCGATGCGTCGTGTCCTGCTGATGCCGCTGCGTGAAGTGATGGATCATATTCGTGCCATTGCCGCAGGCGACCTGACCAGGCCTATTGAGGCCGAAGGTAAAAACGAAATGGCCCTGCTGGCTAATAGCGTGAAAGAGATGCAAACCGCCCTGGCGAATACCGTCAGCGTAGTGCGCGACGGGGCCGACACCATTTATACCGGCGCCGGTGAAATCTCTGCCGGCAGCAACGATCTCTCTTCCCGCACCGAGCAGCAGGCAGCTTCGCTGGAAGAAACGGCGGCCAGCATGGAACAGCTGACGGCCACCGTGAAGCAAAATGCCGACAACGCACGGCAGGCTTCTCGTCTGGCGCTGGACGCTTCCACCACCGCGAAAAAAGGCGGCAATGTGGTCGAAGGCGTTGTGCGGACGATGGACGAAATCGCCACCAGCTCAAGCAAAATCGCCCAAATCACCAGCGTGATTGACGGCATTGCCTTCCAGACCAATATTCTGGCGCTTAACGCCGCAGTCGAAGCGGCCAGAGCGGGTGAACAAGGTCGCGGGTTTGCCGTGGTTGCGGGTGAAGTGCGTACGCTTGCCCAGCGCAGTGCTCAGGCGGCAAAAGAGATTAAAGCGCTGATCGATGATTCCGGCGAGCGCGTTAACGCAGGCTCAGATCTGGTGAATGAAGCCGGTAAAACGATGGCGGAAATCGTCAGCGCTGTAACCCGGGTTACCGATATTATGGGTGAAATTGCATCCGCGTCGGACGAGCAAAGCCGGGGTATAGATCAGGTTGGGCAGGCCGTGGCGGAGATGGACCGCGTTACCCAGCAGAATGCCTCGCTGGTCGAAGAGTCCGCGGCTGCAGCGGCGGCGCTTGAAGAGCAGGCTTCACGCCTTAATGAAGCGGTAGCGGTTTTCAAAATCAGCCGCCGCGCACCGGCTCTCGCAAAAGCAGCTCACCTAAAAACGCCGCAGTTGAAAACCAAACAGGTAATGCCGGTTTCGGATGCGAACTGGGAAACCTTCTAAAAAAATCCCGGCGATCTTAAGCCGGGATCTTCTTTTAAAGCCGGGCTAAGTCCCGGCTTTTTTACGCTTCGGAAACCTGAACCACCGTTACTTTCTCCGGTTTGGAGCGCACCGCCAGCACCACGCCAATCGTCAGGCACAGCACCCCGCCTAGCGTTAACAGCGGTGGCCAGCTCTGGCGAATCATAAAGGTATAAGCCAGGCCCGCTAAAGTCTCAAAAACAATCAACGGGCCGACAATGACCGTCGGCAGGCGCTGGCAGGCGATGTTCCAGCACAGATTGCCCAGCCAGGAACAAAGCACGGCGATGGCCAGCATCAGGGTGATAAAGACTTCCGGGCGCGGGCCGAAGGGGAGGGTAAAGCCTGAATCATGGTGCCCCATCCAAATGCACACGGCGATATAACCGAGAAGCGAAAAAGGCAGCGTGGAAAGCCCCTGAACCGTGGCCCACATCATCGGGTTTTTATCCGGGTTCTCCCGCAGCCAGCGGGCATTACGCAGGGCATACCACGCCCAGCAGGCCACCGAAACAAAGGCCAGCAGAATACCGCTGGCGTAGCGCCACCAGCTGAAATCGGCCTGCTCTCCGCGAAGCTCGGCGGTATTTACCATGATGAGCCCGGCGGCAATCACCACCAGCGCCGGGGCAAGGCGTCGCCACGGCAGCTTGCCGTCCCTTTTGCTGTACAGCAGGTTAGCAAAAATGGGGATAACGACCGGCAGCGTGCCGATGATCATCGTCGCGATAGGCGCGCCAGTACGCTGAATGGCGCTTGCCAGGCAGACGTAATAAATCAGGTTCCCGACGCTAGAGAGCTTCAGGGCGGTAAACCAGTCCTGGCGGCTCAGCTCACGCAGGCGCTTACGCCCAAGCCACGCAATAGGAATCGCAATCAACCCAAGGGCGAGATAGCGCCCGGTCGACTGCAGGGCCGCCGGATAGTCCGGGACGATAATCGGCCCTACAAAAATTAATCCCCACATTAGCCCCGCCAGCAGGGCGTACAGCACACCACTTAACATCTTTATTTCCTGCAACAACACAATTTAGCGGCAGTGTAGAGGCACCGTGCTGTGGCGTATTGTACGAAGTTGCTGTCTTGTTAGCGGGTAACCTGCTTTTGGTAACGCACGGGAGT
Coding sequences within:
- the ytfE gene encoding iron-sulfur cluster repair protein YtfE, translating into MAYRDQPLGELALTIPRASALFRKLDLDFCCGGKQTLLRAATRKELDLEKIEAQLAALATEPAEKDWRAAPLAEIIDHIIVRFHDRHREQLPELILQATKVERVHADKPNVPKGLAKYLTMLHQELSSHMMKEEQILFPMIKQGMGTQAGGPISVMESEHDDAGELLEVIKHTTNNVTPPPEACTTWKAMYNGINELIEDLMNHISLENNVLFPRALGGEK
- a CDS encoding methyl-accepting chemotaxis protein, coding for MFKRMKVITLLVTVLIVLGLMQLLSATVFINALNNDKNNFTVSQLSSQNVAEFTDAWIGLNQARVTLNRGMLRIQGSMANQINGGQLQELVATANSLLAEAQNHFEKYQALPDTPGLRPHLSDELEAQYHNYASTLAKMNTFLAQGNLEQMFKQNAEQKQVAMQKVYREWRDEQAELSSQGVRDNQADYQRILWILSVVMLGVIGVIVVSWVAMRRVLLMPLREVMDHIRAIAAGDLTRPIEAEGKNEMALLANSVKEMQTALANTVSVVRDGADTIYTGAGEISAGSNDLSSRTEQQAASLEETAASMEQLTATVKQNADNARQASRLALDASTTAKKGGNVVEGVVRTMDEIATSSSKIAQITSVIDGIAFQTNILALNAAVEAARAGEQGRGFAVVAGEVRTLAQRSAQAAKEIKALIDDSGERVNAGSDLVNEAGKTMAEIVSAVTRVTDIMGEIASASDEQSRGIDQVGQAVAEMDRVTQQNASLVEESAAAAAALEEQASRLNEAVAVFKISRRAPALAKAAHLKTPQLKTKQVMPVSDANWETF
- a CDS encoding DMT family transporter, whose translation is MLSGVLYALLAGLMWGLIFVGPIIVPDYPAALQSTGRYLALGLIAIPIAWLGRKRLRELSRQDWFTALKLSSVGNLIYYVCLASAIQRTGAPIATMIIGTLPVVIPIFANLLYSKRDGKLPWRRLAPALVVIAAGLIMVNTAELRGEQADFSWWRYASGILLAFVSVACWAWYALRNARWLRENPDKNPMMWATVQGLSTLPFSLLGYIAVCIWMGHHDSGFTLPFGPRPEVFITLMLAIAVLCSWLGNLCWNIACQRLPTVIVGPLIVFETLAGLAYTFMIRQSWPPLLTLGGVLCLTIGVVLAVRSKPEKVTVVQVSEA